Proteins co-encoded in one Arachis hypogaea cultivar Tifrunner chromosome 13, arahy.Tifrunner.gnm2.J5K5, whole genome shotgun sequence genomic window:
- the LOC112736207 gene encoding bidirectional sugar transporter NEC1-like — protein MFSLSDHELVFIFGLLGNIVSFMVFLAPLPTFYTIYKNKSSEGFQSIPYVVALLSAMLLLYYGYLKTNAILIITINCIGCVIEVAYLLMYIIYAPRKHKISTLWMMLGADVGGLGITMIITTFIVRGDKRVHAVGWICAIFNIAVFAAPLSIMRRVIKTKSVEYMPFSLSLFLTLCATMWFFYGLFDKDYYIMLPNVLGFLFGFAQMALYLIYKNANNKIENNIPEQQPEWGITVHTAHHDCDGNKTNFPSEMEMKDNDQV, from the exons atgTTTTCATTATCTGATCATGAGTTGGTCTTCATTTTTGGTCTCCTAG GTAACATTGTCTCATTCATGGTGTTCTTAGCACCCTT GCCAACCTTCTATACAATATACAAGAACAAATCATCTGAAGGATTTCAATCAATCCCATATGTGGTTGCACTTCTAAGTGCAATGTTACTGTTATATTATGGTTACCTTAAGACCAATGCAATTTTGATCATCACCATCAACTGTATTGGATGTGTTATAGAAGTTGCATACCTTCTCATGTATATTATATATGCTCCCAGGAAGCACAAG ATTTCTACCTTGTGGATGATGCTTGGTGCTGATGTGGGTGGTCTTGGCATAACCATGATAATCACCACTTTCATTGTGAGAGGTGACAAACGTGTTCATGCAGTTGGTTGGATCTGCGCCATTTTCAACATTGCAGTGTTTGCTGCACCCTTAAGTATCATG AGGAGGGTGATAAAGACTAAAAGTGTAGAGTACATGCCATTTTCTTTGTCCTTGTTTCTTACCCTCTGTGCTACCATGTGGTTTTTCTATGGACTATTCGACAAGGATTATTACATCATG CTTCCTAATGTGCTAGGATTTTTGTTTGGTTTCGCTCAAATGGCCTTATACCTCATATACAAGAATGCAAATAACAAAATTGAGAACAATATTCCGGAGCAACAACCAGAATGGGGAATCACAGTGCACACTGCACACCATGATTGTGATGGCAACAAAACCAATTTCCCTTCAGAGATGGAAATGAAAGATAATGATCAAGTTTGA
- the LOC112736205 gene encoding glycosyltransferase BC10: protein MERNPPYHFLFIILGISLATMAPLFFYTLYFNSQHFIIYPMTLPILFTTFMSSPPSLELPTNYSQPLDVTTSHNFTKVCDLNTPTIMHNMDDEELFLKASMVQGIQDYFPKNKANIVPKVAFMFLVKGALPLAPLWERFFKGHKGFYSIYLHQHPSFNETLPPDSVFFGRKFPSKPTSWGLSSLVDAERRLLANALLDSSNQRFVLLSESCIPLFGFKAIYDYLMNTNLSFLESYDMSGRPGTGRYHPKMWPIVNITNFRKGSQWFEVKRDIAIEIVKDTKYIPLFKKYCVPLPHGICFCDEHYLPTLLQMLHYKMNAKRSITWVDWSIAEGPHPREIGSSSYNITYEFLNKIRFGSKCVYNGNTTNMCFLFARKFLPSALEPLLRVSPLLFGIDP from the exons ATGGAGCGAAACCCACCATATCATTTTCTCTTCATTATACTTGGCATATCACTAGCAACAATGGCACCATTATTCTTCTACACCTTATACTTCAATTCACAACACTTTATTATATATCCCATGACACTTCCAATATTATTCACAACATTTATGTCATCACCACCTTCATTAGAATTACCAACAAATTATTCACAACCGTTAGATGTAACTACATCACATAATTTCACCAAAGTGTGTGATTTGAATACACCAACAATCATGCACAACATGGACGATGAAGAGTTGTTCCTCAAAGCAAGTATGGTCCAAGGAATCCAAGATTATTTTCCTAAGAACAAAGCTAATATTGTTCCAAAGGTGGCATTCATGTTCTTGGTGAAAGGTGCATTGCCATTAGCACCATTGTGGGAGAGATTCTTCAAAGGACACAAAGGGTTCTACTCCATTTACTTGCATCAACATCCTTCTTTCAATGAAACCTTGCCTCCGGATTCTGTTTTCTTTGGAAGAAAATTCCCTAGCAag CCAACTTCATGGGGCTTGTCATCACTTGTAGATGCTGAGAGGCGTCTTCTTGCTAATGCACTTCTTGATTCATCCAACCAACGCTTTGTTCTTCTCTCAGAATCATGCATTCCATTGTTTGGTTTCAAAGCAATCTATGACTATCTCATGAACACAAACCTTAGCTTCTTAGAATCATATGATATGTCTGGAAGACCGGGAACCGGAAGATACCATCCAAAAATGTGGCCAATCGTTAACATAACAAATTTTCGAAAGGGGTCTCAATGGTTTGAAGTGAAGCGTGACATTGCAATTGAAATAGTGAAAGACACTAAGTACATCCCTTTGTTTAAGAAGTATTGTGTTCCACTTCCACATGGGATATGCTTTTGTGATGAACATTATTTGCCCACACTTTTGCAAATGTTGCACTACAAGATGAACGCAAAACGTAGCATCACTTGGGTGGATTGGTCAATTGCTGAAGGCCCTCACCCAAGAGAAATTGGTTCAAGTAGTTATAACATTACTtatgagtttttgaacaaaattaggTTTGGATCAAAGTGTGTTTACAATGGAAACACCACCAACATGTGTTTCCTCTTTGCTAGAAAGTTTCTTCCAAGTGCATTAGAGCCTTTGCTTAGGGTGTCTCCTTTGTTGTTTGGTATTGATCCTTAG